The following are encoded in a window of Parambassis ranga chromosome 15, fParRan2.1, whole genome shotgun sequence genomic DNA:
- the LOC114447488 gene encoding protein TsetseEP-like isoform X2 has product MITHLHYEDWIYIGYRKVLTCYCCVLLQTPNIEMQPEPSEQPEDSGNSTASFQQTPNIEMQPEPSEQPEDSGNSTASFQQTPNIEMQPEPSEQPEDSGNSTASFQQTPNIEMQPEPSEQPEDSGNSTASFQQTPNIEMQSEPSEQPQDYGKISNSKNLKKISNSTQVQELRLVGPRGLHLTQTPWARLTAVLPRHLPWITWISVALNQEMEHHESSLLRRL; this is encoded by the exons ATGATAACACACCTTCACTATGAGGATTGGATCTACATTGGATATAGAAAAGTTCTGacatgttattgttgtgtattgTTGCAGACACCAAACAttgagatgcagcctgagccTTCAGAACAACCAGAGGACTCTGGGAACTCCACTGCATCCTTCCAGCAG ACACCAAACAttgagatgcagcctgagccTTCAGAACAACCAGAGGACTCTGGGAACTCCACTGCATCCTTCCAGCAG ACACCAAACAttgagatgcagcctgagccTTCAGAACAACCAGAGGACTCTGGGAACTCCACTGCATCCTTCCAGCAG ACACCAAACAttgagatgcagcctgagccTTCAGAACAACCAGAGGACTCTGGGAACTCCACTGCATCCTTCCAGCAG ACACCAAACATTGAGATGCAGTCTGAGCCTTCAGAACAACCACAGGACTATGGGAAAATCTCAAACTCAAAAAACCTCAAGAAAATCTCAAACTCAACTCAG GTCCAAGAACTGAGACTTGTAGGGCCTCGAGGCTTGCACTTGACTCAGACACCTTGGGCAAGATTGACAGCAGTTCTACCTCGTCATCTACCCTGGATAACATGGATATCAGTGGCACTCAACCAAGAAATG GAACACCATGAATCTTCACTGCTGAGACGCCTGTAA
- the LOC114447488 gene encoding protein TsetseEP-like isoform X1, producing MITHLHYEDWIYIGYRKVLTCYCCVLLQTPNIEMQPEPSEQPEDSGNSTASFQQTPNIEMQPEPSEQPEDSGNSTASFQQTPNIEMQPEPSEQPEDSGNSTASFQQTPNIEMQPEPSEQPEDSGNSTASFQQTPNIEMQSEPSEQPQDYGKISNSKNLKKISNSTQVQELRLVGPRGLHLTQTPWARLTAVLPRHLPWITWISVALNQEMVTYKKPPNANCNKCRQMFSR from the exons ATGATAACACACCTTCACTATGAGGATTGGATCTACATTGGATATAGAAAAGTTCTGacatgttattgttgtgtattgTTGCAGACACCAAACAttgagatgcagcctgagccTTCAGAACAACCAGAGGACTCTGGGAACTCCACTGCATCCTTCCAGCAG ACACCAAACAttgagatgcagcctgagccTTCAGAACAACCAGAGGACTCTGGGAACTCCACTGCATCCTTCCAGCAG ACACCAAACAttgagatgcagcctgagccTTCAGAACAACCAGAGGACTCTGGGAACTCCACTGCATCCTTCCAGCAG ACACCAAACAttgagatgcagcctgagccTTCAGAACAACCAGAGGACTCTGGGAACTCCACTGCATCCTTCCAGCAG ACACCAAACATTGAGATGCAGTCTGAGCCTTCAGAACAACCACAGGACTATGGGAAAATCTCAAACTCAAAAAACCTCAAGAAAATCTCAAACTCAACTCAG GTCCAAGAACTGAGACTTGTAGGGCCTCGAGGCTTGCACTTGACTCAGACACCTTGGGCAAGATTGACAGCAGTTCTACCTCGTCATCTACCCTGGATAACATGGATATCAGTGGCACTCAACCAAGAAATGGTAACATATAAAAAACCTCCAAATGCAAACTGTAATAAATGTAGACAGATGTTTAGTAGGTAA